A window of the Ostrea edulis chromosome 1, xbOstEdul1.1, whole genome shotgun sequence genome harbors these coding sequences:
- the LOC125669461 gene encoding uncharacterized protein LOC125669461, translating to MWKLLSYLSVPGACHGNDLCFIKGRCVPETRQSSEPYSPWILVENSGHIFSAECTCVAGDGSCKHVVALLFGIIDHVISMEDRSTIGVTDTAAYWDKPRKVCRPIAVNDLDIRFDMNLPDKARPSVDSGYLPLKSATLDQRAIERHHESLKAKPDSCSGIIYSV from the exons ATGTGGAAATTACTTAGCTACCTGTCAGTTCCTGGAGCATGTCATG GAAATGATCTGTGTTTCATCAAGGGCAGATGTGTTCCCGAAACTAGGCAGTCCAGTGAACCTTATTCTCCATGGATTCTTGTTGAGAATTCAGGACACATTTTTTCAGCTGAATGTACATGTGTTGC GGGGGATGGATCATGCAAACATGTGGTTGCCCTACTATTTGGCATTATCGATCATGTTATATCCATGGAAGACAGAAGTACCATAGGAGTGACTGATACTGCAGCATATTGGGACAAACCTAGAAAAGTTTGCAGGCCAATAGCTGTTAATGACTTGGATATCAg GTTTGATATGAATCTACCCGATAAGGCACGCCCATCTGTGGATTCTGGCTATCTACCCCTGAAATCGGCAACACTGGATCAAAGGGCAATAGAAAGGCATCATGAAAGTCTTAAAGCAAAGCCAGACAGCTGCAGTGGTATTATATACTCTGTCTGA
- the LOC130048490 gene encoding ice nucleation protein-like, with translation MLPYVLYVAGILIFNFYLSVHSRYFLFLDCLYKPEELSPPLTGRLDYCDPVVIFVVRFGTVSANEFITVGTNEFNTVSTNEFITVLTNEFITVGINEFITVGKNEFITVGTNEFITVGTNEFITVGTNEFITVGKNEFITVGTNEFMTVSTNEFITVGTNEFFTVSTNEFITVGKNEFITVGTNEFITVGANEFIAVGANEFITVGANEFITVSANEFITVGANEFMTVGTNEFITVGKNEFITVGKNEFMTVSTNEFMTVSTNEFITVGTNEFITVGTNEFITVSANEFMTVSTNEFMTVSTNECITVSTNEFMTVSTNEFMTVITNEFMTVSTNEFITVSTNEFITVSTNEFITVGKNKFMTVSTNEFITVGTNEFITVGANEFIAVGANEFITVGANEFITVSANEFITVGANEFITVGTNEFMTVSTNEFMTVSTNEFMTVGKNEFITVSTNEFITVGTNEFITVSTNEFMTVSTNEFITVSANEFITVSTNEFMTVCTNEFITVGINEFMTVGTNEFITVGTNEFITVGTNEFITVLTENTNKFTMFVTHR, from the coding sequence atgcTTCCGTACGTTTTGTATGTCGCAGgcattttgattttcaatttttatcttTCTGTCCATTCTCGGTACTTTCTCTTCCTTGATTGTCTGTATAAACCGGAAGAGTTGTCTCCTCCTTTGACTGGCCGCCTTGACTATTGTGACCCAGTTGTGATCTTTGTGGTCCGTTTTGGCACAGTCAGTGCAAATGAATTCATCACAGTCGGtacaaatgaattcaatacaGTCAGTACAAATGAATTCATCACAGTCCTTACAAATGAATTCATCACAGTCGGTATAAATGAATTCATCACAGTCGgtaaaaatgaattcatcacaGTCGGTACAAATGAATTCATCACAGTCGGCACAAATGAATTCATCACAGTCGGTACAAATGAATTCATCACAGTCGgtaaaaatgaattcatcacaGTCGGTACAAATGAATTCATGACAGTCAGTACAAATGAATTTATCACAGTCGGTACAAATGAATTCTTCACAGTCAGTACAAATGAATTCATCACAGTCGgtaaaaatgaattcatcacaGTCGGTACAAATGAATTCATCACAGTCGGTGCAAATGAATTCATCGCAGTCGGTGCAAATGAATTCATCACAGTCGGTGCAAATGAGTTCATCACAGTCAGTGCAAATGAATTCATCACAGTCGGTGCAAATGAATTCATGACAGTCGGTACAAATGAATTCATCACCGTCGgtaaaaatgaattcatcacaGTCGGTAAAAATGAATTCATGACAGTCAGTACAAATGAATTCATGACAGTCAGTACAAATGAATTCATCACAGTCGGTACAAATGAATTCATCACAGTCGGTACAAATGAATTCATCACAGTCAGTGCAAATGAATTCATGACAGTCAGTACAAATGAATTCATGACAGTCAGTACAAATGAATGCATCACAGTCAGTACAAATGAATTCATGACAGTCAGTACAAATGAATTCATGACAGTCATTACAAATGAATTCATGACAGTCAGTACAAATGAATTTATCACAGTCAGTACAAATGAATTCATCACAGTCAGTACAAATGAATTCATCACAGTCGgtaaaaataaattcatgacAGTCAGTACAAATGAATTTATCACAGTCGGTACAAATGAATTCATCACAGTCGGTGCAAATGAATTCATCGCAGTCGGTGCAAATGAATTCATCACAGTCGGTGCAAATGAGTTCATCACAGTCAGTGCAAATGAATTCATCACAGTCGGTGCAAATGAATTCATCACAGTCGGTACAAATGAATTCATGACAGTCAGTACAAATGAATTCATGACAGTCAGTACAAATGAATTCATGACAGTCGgtaaaaatgaattcatcacaGTCAGTACAAATGAATTCATCACAGTCGGTACAAATGAATTCATCACAGTCAGTACAAATGAATTCATGACAGTCAGTACAAATGAATTCATCACAGTCAGTGCAAATGAATTCATCACAGTCAGTACAAATGAATTCATGACAGTCTGTACAAATGAATTCATCACAGTCGGTATAAATGAATTCATGACAGTCGGTACAAATGAATTCATCACAGTCGGTACAAATGAATTCATCACAGTCGGTACAAATGAATTCATCACAGTCCTCACAGAAAATACCAATAAGTTCACTATGTTTGTCACACATCGGTAG